Proteins from a genomic interval of Methanofollis formosanus:
- a CDS encoding phosphoadenosine phosphosulfate reductase family protein, whose protein sequence is MRPSYLGKIALHWCDRCHTPVLGEQCACGAETRPVAITPPGDARPAMAADVELVNAIFQEHFGVPLIPGGHLAVLNKVPEIDRMEEVVLGGTIVAAIRYLPEEGVWEPLPRPAAARYCTPTKRYVVVDDGAVSFVKDGASLLAPGLVEIEDSVKAGDEVFILSRSGECIGVGRAKVDAAEARTMERGQVVRTRKTAPAEVVPGPATWDDAVTANQRILDAYEGASIEFIKKVCADHEALPKNTSYSGGKDSLATLLLVLKAIGKVPLLYADTGLEFPETEENVATVAARYGLDVVRAETGEAFWKHFAVEGPPAVDARWCCRVCKLEPVGRVIAERWGESLSFIGQRKYESLNRKRSPRVWRNRRVRNQLSAAPIQHWTALHVWLYLFREKAPYNVLYDRGLDRIGCFMCPSSDLAVLEEIRSGYPHLWQNWEERLRAWQEAHDLPETWVTGSEWRKRGSGKDEEDSYN, encoded by the coding sequence ATGCGTCCGTCATATCTGGGAAAGATCGCGTTGCACTGGTGTGACCGTTGTCATACACCGGTCCTCGGCGAGCAGTGCGCATGCGGGGCCGAGACGCGGCCGGTCGCCATCACCCCTCCGGGTGACGCCCGGCCCGCGATGGCCGCCGACGTCGAACTGGTTAATGCGATCTTTCAGGAGCACTTCGGGGTCCCGCTCATTCCCGGGGGACACCTCGCCGTTCTCAACAAAGTACCTGAGATCGACCGGATGGAGGAGGTGGTCCTCGGCGGGACCATCGTCGCCGCCATCCGTTATCTCCCCGAGGAAGGGGTCTGGGAACCTCTCCCACGGCCCGCGGCCGCCAGGTACTGTACGCCCACGAAGCGGTACGTCGTCGTCGACGACGGCGCCGTCTCCTTCGTGAAGGACGGGGCAAGTCTTCTCGCTCCTGGACTCGTCGAGATCGAGGACTCGGTGAAGGCGGGCGACGAGGTATTCATCCTCTCGCGTTCAGGCGAGTGCATCGGCGTGGGCCGGGCCAAGGTCGACGCCGCGGAGGCGCGCACGATGGAGCGGGGCCAGGTGGTGCGGACGCGCAAGACCGCTCCCGCGGAGGTCGTGCCCGGCCCGGCGACCTGGGACGATGCGGTGACGGCGAACCAGCGGATCCTCGACGCCTACGAAGGCGCCTCCATTGAGTTCATCAAGAAGGTCTGCGCCGATCACGAGGCCCTCCCGAAAAATACCTCGTACTCGGGCGGCAAGGACAGTCTTGCCACGCTCCTGCTGGTCCTCAAGGCCATCGGGAAGGTGCCGCTCCTGTATGCGGACACCGGCCTGGAGTTTCCCGAGACCGAGGAGAATGTCGCGACTGTCGCCGCGCGCTACGGCCTGGATGTGGTGCGGGCCGAGACCGGGGAGGCGTTCTGGAAACACTTCGCGGTCGAGGGGCCGCCTGCGGTCGACGCTCGCTGGTGCTGCCGGGTCTGCAAGCTCGAACCTGTCGGCCGGGTCATCGCCGAGCGGTGGGGCGAGTCGCTCTCCTTTATCGGACAGCGCAAGTACGAATCGCTGAACCGGAAGCGGAGTCCCAGGGTGTGGCGGAACCGTCGGGTGAGAAATCAGCTCTCCGCAGCGCCGATCCAGCACTGGACGGCCCTCCATGTCTGGCTTTACCTTTTCAGGGAGAAGGCACCGTACAACGTGTTGTACGACCGCGGCCTGGACAGGATCGGGTGTTTTATGTGCCCGTCTAGCGACCTTGCAGTGCTGGAAGAGATCAGGAGCGGTTACCCGCACCTCTGGCAGAACTGGGAGGAGCGCCTGCGGGCCTGGCAGGAGGCGCACGACCTGCCCGAGACCTGGGTGACCGGCAGCGAATGGAGAAAACGGGGGTCTGGCAAGGATGAAGAAGATAGTTATAATTGA